One Prunus dulcis chromosome 8, ALMONDv2, whole genome shotgun sequence DNA window includes the following coding sequences:
- the LOC117638410 gene encoding disease resistance protein RGA2-like: MNLLRSCIDIDSIRLGRKLSQYVLIRFKKPGTIFGFPITTASVAEKIKKTLHRLEKKINEGLSTFNFREPSLEEDWLLRRRLKFFTNKRETGSCVVDSKIYGRDDEKEKLVKLLLSSETSQDEYATCIPVIGIGGIGKTTLAQLAYNDERVLQHFDSRIWIFVSEDFNVKTIMKTAIECATEDECKLSEIELLQSRLSKLLQKKRCLIVLDDVWTEDQDDWDKLRPLFRGGLDGCKIIVTTRSQKIPFMMDFPNSPFYLNGLKDDDCWSLFKHRAFGFGEEEKYPNLTRIGKEIIKKFGGVPLAAKTLGSSMRLKREEKQWLFMRDCELWESDESQHKVFPALMLSLTPHLRQCFAFFSLFPKNYEFKKQKLIHLWMAEGFIPKEGSKRPEDIGEEYFSELLWISFLQEVRLHDGGETIGYKMNDIIHDLARYVAGKEYVVLEQGRPQNWSPAEIRHASVVYRYGARITIPETLYEAEHLRTLLLIGDSGSLQNGDKIYSSFEYLRVLDLNNCDLVDLPNSLGDLICLRP; the protein is encoded by the exons ATGAATTTACTTCGATCCTGTATTGATATCGATTCTATTCGACTGGGTAGGAAGCTCAGTCAATACGTATTGATCCGCTTTAAAAAACCAGGtacaatttttggttttccaaTTACAACAGCCTCTGTAgctgaaaaaattaaaaagacaCTTCACAGATTagaaaagaagataaatgAGGGACTCTCGACATTTAATTTTAGAGAGCCTAGCTTAGAGGAAGACTGGCTCTTGCGTAGACGACTCAAATTCTTCACTAACAAGAGGGAGACTGGCTCTTGCGTCGTCGACTCAAAGATATATGGAAGAGATGATGAGAAAGAGAAGTTAGTCAAACTGTTACTATCTTCGGAAACATCCCAGGATGAATATGCAACTTGTATACCAGTAATTGGTATTGGAGGAATTGGCAAGACAACTCTTGCTCAATTGGCATATAACGATGAGAGGGTACTCCAACATTTCGACTCTAGAATATGGATTTTTGTTTCTGAGGATTTCAATGTCAAGACGATTATGAAGACAGCCATTGAGTGTGCAACAGAGGATGAATGCAAGTTGTCGGAGATTGAACTACTTCAGTCTCGGCTTTCGAAATTGCTACAGAAGAAAAGATGCCTGATTGTGTTGGATGATGTTTGGACGGAAGACCAGGATGATTGGGACAAATTAAGACCTTTGTTTAGAGGGGGTCTTGATGGATGTAAAATCATTGTCACCACCCGCAGTCAAAAAATTCCATTCATGATGGACTTCCCAAATTCaccattttatttaaatgGTTTGAAGGATGATGATTGCTGGTCCTTGTTCAAGCATCGCGCATTTggatttggagaagaagagaagtatCCAAATCTTACACGGATTGGAAAGGAGattatcaaaaaatttggAGGAGTGCCGTTAGCTGCAAAAACTTTGGGAAGCTCAATGCgcttgaaaagagaagaaaaacagtGGTTATTTATGCGAGATTGTGAACTCTGGGAATCAGATGAAAGCCAACATAAAGTTTTCCCTGCCCTGATGTTGAGTCTTACCCCACATCTTAGACAATGCTTTGCATTCTTCTCATTATTTCCCAAAAATTATGAGTTCAAGAAGCAGAAGTTGATTCATCTATGGATGGCAGAAGGCTTCATTCCAAAAGAAGGAAGCAAGAGGCCTGAAGACATTGGTGAGGAATACTTTTCCGAATTGTTGTGGATATCTTTCTTGCAAGAAGTACGGCTACATGACGGTGGAGAAACAATTGGATACAAGATGAATGATATCATTCATGATCTTGCACGATATGTTGCAGGAAAAGAATATGTGGTACTTGAACAGGGTCGGCCACAAAATTGGTCACCAGCAGAGATTCGTCACGCATCTGTTGTTTATAGATATGGTGCAAGAATTACAATTCCAGAAACTCTATATGAAGCAGAACATTTGCGAACTCTCTTATTGATTGGAGATTCTGGCTCATTACAGAACGGAGATAAAATttattcaagttttgagtactTGCGAGTGCTAGATCTCAACAACTGTGATCTTGTTGATCTGCCGAATTCCCTTGGTGATTTGATATGTTTGAG ACCTTAA
- the LOC117637690 gene encoding disease resistance protein RGA2-like has translation MKNLDSLGLYWGLIPQFIDSFPKLPTAQLEVDVSGSGIARQPEEVIEGLQPHKNLKKLVINGYPGIKFPDWALPNLVAAEFTNCRSCEHLPALGNLPLLKTLSLQGMHGVQSIGTEFYGDGTYIWFPLLEELSISDFANLKEWSSANDGNAFRRLKKLTVKSCPKLAHIPLPQSLQHLELRNCNPTMVPVADLSLLSVLIIDKIPDLVYLPEGLFASASLSSLKILSCPKLHSMPLHMQNLSSLKSLTIRWCGELSSLPQSLQNLKALESLEISGCGKLTSLPDGGIAGLASLRTLSIENCSELTSLSSSLEQLTLLEDLTILDCPKLGSFPAGVQHLSSLRSLMVLNCPWFDSLPEGLQNVKTLHCLEISSCGNLTALPEWLEDLASLRSLTIYDCPNLKLLPLGFKLLTKLQHLSIQECPELEERCRQRSGEDWSKIAHVPHKYIGPPQVKRSAEASTSGSSSVQESSQ, from the coding sequence ATGAAAAATCTTGATTCATTGGGATTATACTGGGGTCTTATTCCACAATTTATAGATTCATTCCCGAAACTACCTACTGCCCAACTTGAAGTAGATGTCTCAGGATCAGGTATAGCACGACAACCTGAAGAAGTTATTGAAGGTCTGCAACCACACAAAAATCTGAAAAAGCTAGTTATAAATGGGTATCCAGGAATCAAATTTCCTGATTGGGCTCTCCCAAATCTTGTCGCTGCTGAATTCACCAACTGTAGAAGTTGTGAACATCTTCCAGCCCTTGGGAATCTTCCGCTACTTAAGACGCTTTCTCTGCAAGGAATGCATGGCGTGCAGAGCATTGGTACAGAGTTCTATGGTGATGGTACATACATATGGTTTCCATTACTCGAAGAACTATCAATAAGTGATTTTGCAAACTTGAAAGAGTGGTCAAGTGCAAATGATGGAAATGCATTCCGTAGATTGAAGAAATTAACTGTAAAGAGTTGCCCCAAGTTAGCACATATACCGTTACCTCAGTCCCTTCAACATTTGGAGCTGCGGAATTGTAATCCTACAATGGTGCCCGTAGCAGATTTAAGTTTGCTGTCTGTTCTTATTATTGACAAAATTCCAGACCTAGTGTATCTCCCAGAAGGGCTCTTTGCATCAGCTAGTCTGTCTTCGTTGAAGATCTTGTCTTGCCCCAAGCTTCATTCAATGCCTTTGCATATGCAAAACCTTAGTTCTCTGAAATCATTGACCATTCGTTGGTGTGGAGAGCTGTCCTCTCTACCACAAAGTTTGCAGAACCTTAAAGCTCTGGAGTCACTGGAGATTAGTGGCTGTGGCAAGCTAACATCCCTGCCAGATGGTGGAATTGCAGGTTTGGCTTCCCTTCGAACTTTGTCCATTGAAAACTGCAGTGAGCTGACTTCTCTGTCGTCGAGTTTGGAACAGCTCACATTGCTTGAGGACTTGACCATCTTGGACTGTCCAAAACTTGGTTCTTTTCCAGCAGGTGTGCAACACCTCTCCTCCCTTCGAAGTTTGATGGTTTTGAACTGTCCTTGGTTTGATTCTCTGCCAGAAGGGTTGCAAAATGTCAAGACCCTGCACTGCTTGGAAATTAGTAGCTGCGGCAATCTAACAGCTTTGCCAGAATGGCTTGAGGATCTTGCTTCTCTTAGATCTTTGACCATATATGATTGTCCTAATTTGAAACTACTGCCACTGGGTTTCAAGCTTCTCACTAAACTCCAGCACCTCTCTATTCAAGAATGTCCTGAGCTTGAGGAAAGATGCAGACAACGTAGCGGTGAGGATTGGTCGAAAATAGCCCATGTCCCGCATAAGTACATTGGACCGCCTCAGGTAAAGCGGTCTGCCGAAGCGAGCACATCGGGAAGCTCTTCTGTCCAAGAATCTTCTCAGTAA
- the LOC117638411 gene encoding disease resistance protein RGA2-like — translation MEAANIVLSPLLQVIFDRLASPTLQKLSDIWSVKDNHDSLQRDLMRVQAILQDAGEKQLTNKSVRLWLSNLKNAASDAEDLLDSFITQETIKGYDAEDLLSVVKSAYRAFTNDIWTENQDDWDKLRPLFRGDVDGCKIIVTTRNTKTAFMTDSPNSPFYLKGLAEDDCWALFKQRAFGRTEEEKYPWLLSIGKQMVKKCGGVPLAVKSLGSLMRFKREEQQSLFMQNSDLWKLDACQNKVLPALMLSYIHLPSHLKQCFAFCSIFPRNYEFKKQKLIYLWMAEGLILQEGSKRPEDIGENYFADLLWMSFFQEVELCEGVSITGYKMNDVIHDLARYVAGKEYVILEKGAPPNGPAQIRHSSVVYTYGEITIPEALYEEKHLRTLLLIGESGSLRSIGKMFSTFVYLRSLDLSSCTVYNLPESLGIMICLRFLDELAFLRRHDRPKTSQYNWMPKFGRDVFWYCKVTPTSDIAIICC, via the exons ATGGAAGCAGCAAACATAGTTTTATCTCCTCTTTTGCAAGTGATCTTTGACAGATTGGCATCCCCAACCCTACAAAAGCTTTCTGATATCTGGAGTGTCAAGGACAACCACGACAGCCTACAACGTGACTTAATGAGAGTTCAAGCTATTCTTCAAGATGCAGGGGAGAAACAATTAACAAACAAATCTGTCAGGCTGTGGTTGTCAAATCTCAAGAATGCTGCTTCTGATGCTGAGGACCTTCTGGACTCGTTTATCACTCAAGAAACTATAAAAGGCTATGATGCTGAGGACCTTCTGTCAGTCGTGAAGAGTGCTTATAGAGCTTTCACTA ATGATATTTGGACTGAAAACCAGGATGATTGGGACAAACTACGACCTTTGTTCAGAGGGGATGTTGATGGATGCAAAATCATTGTCACCACCCGCAATACAAAAACCGCATTCATGACAGACTCCCCAAATTCCCCATTTTATTTGAAGGGTTTAGCAGAGGATGATTGCTGGGCCTTGTTCAAGCAACGGGCTTTTGGGCGAACTGAAGAAGAGAAGTATCCCTGGCTTTTGTCAATTGGAAAGCAAATGGTTAAAAAATGTGGAGGTGTGCCATTAGCAGTAAAAAGTTTGGGAAGTTTAATGCGCTTTAAAAGAGAGGAGCAGCAGTCGTTGTTTATGCAAAATAGTGATCTCTGGAAACTAGATGCATGCCAAAATAAAGTTTTACCCGCTCTGATGTTGAGTTATATTCATCTCCCATCACATCTTAAACAGTGCTTTGCATTCTGCTCAATCTTTCCGAGAAATTATGAATTCAAGAAGCAGAAGTTAATTTATCTATGGATGGCAGAAGGATTAATTCTACAAGAAGGAAGCAAGCGACCAGAAGACATCGGTGAAAACTACTTTGCTGATTTGTTGTGGATGTCTTTCTTTCAAGAAGTAGAGTTATGTGAGGGTGTCAGTATAACTGGATACAAAATGAATGATGTCATTCATGATCTTGCACGATATGTTGCAGGAAAGGAATATGTGATACTTGAAAAGGGTGCCCCACCAAATGGACCAGCACAAATTCGCCATTCCTCTGTGGTTTATACGTATGGAGAAATTACAATTCCAGAAGCTCTATATGAGGAAAAACATTTACGAACTCTCCTATTGATTGGAGAATCCGGCTCATTAAGATCCATTGGAAAAATGTTTTCGACTTTTGTTTACTTGCGTTCGCTGGATCTGAGCAGCTGCACTGTTTACAATTTACCAGAATCGTTGGGTATTATGATATGCTTGAGGTTTCTTGAC GAGCTTGCCTTTCTTAGGAGGCATGACCGACCTAAGACATCTCAATATAACTGGATGCCAAAGTTTGGACGGGATGTGTTCTGGTATTGTAAGGTTACACCAACTTCAGACATTGCCATTATTTGTTGTTAG